The Myroides fluvii region TAGTAATAGCACTTCTTTCATTTAGAAGTGCTATTTTTTTTGAGGTGTAATTAATTTGTTCTAAAAGACTTACAATTTTAAACGGGAAAAAGAGCAAAATTTATTGGCTTATTGTTTGTCAAAGTCAGTAAATGCGCTATATTTGCACTCGCAATACAGAAGTAACGCAGATTACTGGAGAAATGGCAGAGTGGTCGATTGCGGCAGTCTTGAAAACTGTTGACTGTAACAGGTCCGGGGGTTCGAATCCCTCTTTCTCCGCAATAAACACTGATACTTAATCAGTTAAGACATAAACACCCAATTTTACACCCAAAAATGTAAAGTTGGGTGTTTTTTATTTTAGGTTACAAAAAATCTAATGGACTTGGTGTCGATTTCTTATCTATATCTGTAATATGAGTGTAAATCATGGTTGTTCTAATATCACTATGTCCTAATAATTCTTGTACAACCCGAATGTCAATTCCGCTTTTTATTAAATGTGTGGCGTACGAATGACGCAAAGTATGTACACTGCCTTTTGTTGCAATATTGGCTTTTTTCATTGACTTTTTCAAAACTAACTGAACACTTCTTTCGCTGTATTGCTCATCATTAGTTCCTTCGAATAAAAATATTTTGGGTTTATATTCAATATAATATTCTCGCAACAAACTTAATAACTTATCAGGTAAAGCTACCAGCCTATCTTTATTCCCTTTGCTTTGTCGTATTAACAGTAAATTACTGTCGGATTTTACATCGGTTAGTTTAAGATTTATTAACTCACTTAAGCGTAATCCACAACTGTAAATAGTGGTAAGAATTGCTTTATGCTTTAAATTTTCTGTAGCATTTAATATTTTTCTTACTTCTTCTTGAGAAAAGAAAGTAGGCAGTTGGGTTGATTTTCGTTTAGGATATAAATAATTCAATTCTATCGTTTGATTATTGACCAACTCATAAATCTTTTTAATTGCCCCAACTAAAGAGCGTTGATAAGATGCACTAATATTGTCTTGAAATACTTTTTCATTAATAAAACCCTCTATTTCAGCAATAGGTATTTCGTTGAGCGTACGATATTTATTCATATACTCTAAGAATATTTGTGCATAACCACAATACGATTTTATGGTATTATTGGCATAGCGTTGCACTTGCAATCGGTCATGTAAAGTTTTTAATATTGTTTCGCTATCCATACTTAAATAAATCTAATTGAACCTATTTTGTTTCGCTATCCACAAAAAACAACTTACTAAGTATCTAATTTACAAAAAAATAATTATATTAGTAACAGATTTTACGAAATGCGCATATAGGTGTTGTTTTACGAAACTACACCTTATTTTATTTCGTAAAATAACAATGTTAGTGGCAATGCCAAGCCAAAACAAGGAACAATGAAACCTGAATTGAAAAGGATAAGAAAAGTAGAATATGATATAGATCCAAATAGATACGAATTACGTAGTGGAAGCGAAACAAATGCTCCATTGTGTCCATATGGAAACATTTACAAATGGGTAGTATTTGACTTAAAAGCAAATGAATATGTTAGATTTGCGAAATCTGTGTTTAAATTACTTATAAATAAAAATGGTAAATGAATAATAAAAATATGGTATAGAGGGATTTGATGCCCCAGAACTGGAAAAATTTAAATGGATTGATGCAAATGGAAAAGATACTGAACCTATACAATTATCTAATTTTAAACAAAAGTTTATTGTTTTGTATTGTTTTCAAAGTTGGTGTCCTGGCTGTCATAAAATAGGCTTGCCTTCGTTACAACAAATGGTCACTGCATTAAAAAACAACCAAGCTATTAAATTCTTTGCTATTCAATCAGTGTTTGAAGGTAAAAATCAAAATACTTTTGAAAAGCTAAAAGAAACACAAAAGCAGTATAAGTTGGAAATTCCTTTTGGACAAGATGAAGGAGATGAAAGCACGCAAAATATTTCAACAGTAATGTATCATTATAGAACAGGAGGAACTCCTTGGTTTATTTTTATAAACCAAGAAGGAAAAGTAGTATTCAATGATTTTCATTTGAATACCGAAAAAGCAATTGAATTTTTACAAACAATTAAATAAATTTTATATGCAAAAATGGATAGATGTAATAAGATTAGCCAATAATGGCAATCTTAACCCAGACCAAAGAATAGAAAAATCGGAAGAGGAATGGAAATCACTTCTTACCGAAGAACAATTTTACGTAACTCGTAAAAAAGGAACAGAAAGAGCTCATAGCTCCGAAATGTGCAATTTGTTTGAACCCGGCAAATATGCCTGTGTTTGTTGTAACACTGTACTTTTTGACAGCGAAGAAAAATTTCAAAGTGGAACTGGGTGGCCTAGTTTTACACAGCCGATAAAAGAGAATACAATCAATTATATCAAAGATGTTACGTTTGGTATGTATCGAATAGAGACAACTTGTAGCACTTGTGATGCTCATTTAGGTCACGTGTTTCAAGATGGTCCTATGCCAAGTGGATTGAGATTTTGCATAAATGCTGTTGCTCTGAAAAAAGTAAAATCTGATGAGAAAAAAGTTACATTTGGTGGTGGTTGTTTTTGGTGCACAGAAGCTATGTTTCAGCAATTAAAAGGAGTTGTAAATGTAGAGAGTGGTTATAGTGGTGGTGAAATTATAAATCCTACATATAGAGAAGTCTGTTCTGGAACTACTGGTCACGCTGAAGTAATTGAAATTACTTATTTACCTTCTGAAATTAGCTTTGAAGATTTAGTGAAAATCCATTTAACTACTCACAATCCTACGACTATAAATAAACAAGGTGCTGATAGAGGAACACAATATCGTAGCATTATTTTTTACAGAACAGACGATGAAAAAATGCAAGCATTAAAGGTCATTGAAGATGTTCAATCTGCCTACGATGATATGATAGTAACAGAAGTGAAAATGTTTGAACATTTCCATAAGGCAGAAGCCAATCACCAAGACTATTACAATCGCAATAGCGAAACTGGTTATTGTATGGCAGTAATAAATCCAAAATTAGCAAAATTAAAATCGCTTTATCAGGATAAACTAAAGAAATAATGGACGAAGACATAAATTTTTAATGAAGCAATTTAAAAAATAAAGAATGAAAAATAGTCTTGATAAAAATGCAAAATGGCTCTTGCTTTTTGGTATTTTATTAACATTTTTATTTCCATTACTACTTCCATTGCTCAATAAAACAGGCATTGGTAATTTTGGCGTTGTTGGCGATGCGATTGGCGGTATAACAAATCCTATTTCTCAACTCATTGGCTCTATACTTCTATATTTAGCGTTAAAAGCTCAACTTTCAGCAAATGGCATAGTGCAAAATCAAATAGAAAAAGACAATATAAAGGAAGAACAACAACACAATACAGAACAAATACGGACTTTTTATTCTTTCTTTCAAGAAACAATAAAAAATTTCAGTTATGAGTTTTCTGATGCAAATGGAAAACAACTGTTGTATGGAAAAAGAGCCATAAAATGTTTCTTAAATGATTTGGAACAAATGAAAGTAGATATTCATAATACAGATGATGTACTTATGTATGATGGAGTAAGAGAATTATTAAGTATTTTGAAAAGTGCAGAAGAATTATTCAATCGCATTGATACTATTTCTTCAAAATCACAACATATTTTATTTTATAGAACTCTTTTGCAACACGAATTATTATTCAATATTTTTCCTTATCAAGACCTTGATGACGATATTAATATTAAAACTGGAAAATGCACTATTTGTGCAGATGCACATTCATATTATCCTCCTATTATATTTGATAAAATTAAACTTTTAGAATCTAAATTTATATAAAAATGGCAACAGTAATTAAAATTAAAAACATTGAAGAAGGCTTCCAAAGTATTATCACTAATGGTAAGCACACCATTATTGGTGACGAACCTATCACAAGTAAAGGAACAGATTTAGGTTTAGCACCCTCAGAACTTGTTTTAAGCGGTTTGGCAATGTGCAAAGTCGGAACTGTCCGTTTTATTGCTCGCAAAAACAACTGGGAGATAGAGAATGTAACAGCCGAACTAGTGCAAGAAGTAGCAAGAGGGGAAGGAGGGCTAAAAACCACTATTCAAATTAAAATGATTATTGAAGGTAATCTTTCCGAAGAGCAGAAAGAAGAATTGATAAAACAAGCCGACCGTTGTTATATCCACCGTTTGTTAAATAGCGAATGGGATATAATGCCTATAACGCTTTAAATCAAATGCACTGCCACTAACAAGGTATTGCCAAAAGCGGGGCTGAAGGAATTCTAATCAACTTTTCTGTAATATTTGAACTGCGGTATTTCTATTGAAGTTCTGTGCAAAAAAATCCCCGCCTTCGGCAATACCCAAACCGTTGTATGCTATTTTAGGACGACACAATTTCAAATATGCGATTAAATTATACAGGAAAAAACAGAGAACTTTTAGAGCTTATAGAAAACGGAGAACATTATCGTTCTAACGAATATAATCTAATGGAAGGAGAGCTAATTTTTATTTGGATAAAAGACGAATGTTCAATTATTGAACTTGACGGTGTAGAAATGAAATTAAACCGCAATAGCATTTTGTCTCTTACATCATTTCACAAATTTAAATTTTTATCATTAAAGGAAAGCAGAATAATTAAATTCAATAAAGAATTTTACTGTGTTTTGAACCATGACCAAGAAGTTAGTTGTAAAGGGCTTTTGTTTTATGCACCAGATAGCACGCCATTTATTAATATTCCTAAAGAAGAAGAAGAAAAATTTGAGATTTTATGGAAAATGTTTGAAATTGAAATGGGCTCAAAAGACGAGCTACAATTAGAAATGCTTCAAACAATGCTCAAACGATTTATTATTCTTTGCACAAGAATTTATAAACAGCAAAAAAATCAAATTCGTTTAATAAAAAGTGAGTTAGATATAATTCGTGAGTTTAATTATTTAGTAGAATCACATTTTAAAACTAAACATACTGTACAAGAATATGCCGAAATACTAAATAAATCTGCCAAAACATTAGCTAATTTATTTCATAAATTCTCTACCATTACGCCTCTACAAATTATTCAACAAAGACGTATGTTAGAAGCAAGAAGGCTTTTAAAATACACAGATAAGTCAATTAAAGAAATAGCCTACGAGTTGGAGTTTGAGGACATACAAACATTTAGTCGTTTTTTTAAAAACCATGAACAAATAAGTCCATCTGAATATAGAAATAGCTAAATAGGAATAATTGCCAACATAGAGGGAAGTATAGCCTAATATAGAACATACATTTGTTCGCACCTTTGCATTGTAATTAAAATAAATATACAATGACGAATTTTTCAGTTCCAAGCAGAGGAGAAGTATCTGCAAACAATCAAGAGATTTTTGATAATCTTAAAAAAGGTTTAGGCATGGTTCCTAACTTGTATGCTGTAATGGCTTATTCTGACACAGCACTTGCCAATTATTTAGCTTTTCAAAATGCTAAAACAAGTTTTTCGGGTAAAGAAAAACAAGCTATTAATTTAGTAGTAAGCCAAGTGAATGAATGTGCTTATTGCCAGTCTGCACACACCATGTTGGGTAAAATGAATGGTCTTACAGAAGAGCAAACTATTGAAATTAGAAAAGGTGGTGCTGGTTTTGATGCTAAACTAAACGCTTTAGTTTCTTTGACAAAAGAAGTAACTGTAAAAAGAGGTTTTGCTTCTGAGGCTACGGTTGACAATTTTATTGCACAAGGTTACACCAAAGGGCAAGTAGTTGAATTAGTAATGTTAGTAGCAGAAAAAACAGCTATGAATTACCTGCATGCTATTACTAAAGTAGCTATTGATTTTCCAGTTGCTCAAAATCTTAATTGAAAAACAAAAATATAAACAAAATGAAAAAAGAATATAGCACCTATCTTTCAAATTCAGGACATTTCTTTCTCCGCTATGGACTATCTTTAGTGTTAATTTGGATAGGTATATTAAAATTCACACAATATGAGGCTGAGGGTATAAGGCCTTTAGCCGAAAACAGTCCATTCTTTTCATGGATGTTTTCAATTCTAAGCACACAAGGTTTTTCAAATCTATTAGGTTTTTTAGAAATTACTACAGGCTTATTAATTGCTTCGCATCAACTATTTCCTAAGCTCTCACTTTTCGGTAGTTTATTTGGAGTTGTTACATTTTTATCAACCTTATCATTTATGCTTTCTACACCTGGTGTAATTGCTACAGGATGGAGCTTTCCTTTCATTTCAGCTTTACCTGGTCAGTTTCTTGTTAAAGATTTTGTTTTGTTAGGGGCTTCTCTTTGGACAGCTTCAGAATCATTGGCAAAAATTCAAAGCAATAAAGAAAGTATTGTATAGATTAAATTCTAAAAATCATTAAGATATAGTGTTTAAATTAAATGCTATATCTTATTGATTACTATATTAATATGGAAATTAGGAAACATTTTACAATGATTTTCAATTGAATAAATAACATTTAAATTATATAACAAACAATGCTCTCAACAGTTGTACTATTAAGGTTTAAAAATGCACTATTCGTAACCTCATTATTTATTAATTTGATGTTAAATTCTTGCACTAATGCACAGACAACTAATCAAGAATTAAAAGAAAAAACAGATACAAATATGATTAATAAAACAGAAGCTCAATGGAAAGAGCAATTAACCAATGAACAATATTATATTCTTCGTGAAAAAGGTACTGAAAGAGCCTTTACTGGCAAACTTCTCATGAACAAAGAAAAAGGTATTTATAAATGTGCTGGATGTGGTACTGAATTATTTACTGATGAAATGAAATTTGATAGCCATTGTGGTTGGCCAAGTTTTGATAAAGAAATAGCAGGTGGAAAAATAAAACAAACTACTGATAATAGCTATGGTATGAACCGAACAGAAATTACTTGTGCAAAATGTGGAGGCCATTTAGGTCATATCTTTGACGATGGCCCTACCGAAACAGGAAAAAGATATTGTGTTAATTCTGTTTCATTAGAATTTGCACCAGCAGGTAATGACAATAACAAAGAAGCTACAAACCCAATTAGTAAAACAGATAGTATTATACTTGGTGGTGGTTGTTTTTGGTGTACAGAGGCTATCTATGAAATGCTTGATGGTGTAATAAGTGTAGAAAGTGGTTATAGTGGAGGCAATGTAAAAAATCCAAGTTATAGAGAAGTATGTACAGGTTCTACTAACCATGCCGAAGTAGTAAAAATAGTCTATGACAATAGTAAAACAAATTTAGATGAAATCTTTAAAGTGTTTTTTTCTACACATAACCCTACAACCTTAAACCAACAAGGTGCTGATAGAGGCACACAATATAGAAGCGTCATTTTTTATGCCAATGAGCATCAAAGAGAAATAGCAACCTCTTTAATAACACAATTGAACAAAGAGGTGTATGATAATAAAATAGTAACTACATTAGAGCCGTTTACACAATTTTATAAAGCCGAAGAGTATCATCAAAACTATTATAATAATAACAAACAACAACCTTATTGCAATGCAGTAATTACACCAAAAATTGAGAAGTTTGAGAAACTATTTAAAGATAGAATAAAGAAGAAGTAGTATTAATTGAAGACATTACTAAACCATATTAACAATTGCAGCCGATGGAGAAGATATATCGAAATACTTTATTAAGGATTTAGAACGTTTTTAGGAATTGTTTTAAGTATGAGATGAAATAAAAAACCTATATCTTAGTCTGAGATGTAGGTTTTATATTATACTAAATATTGTATTATCTTATAAAGGAATAGGAAGTTCTCTTTTATTTTTTATTGATTGCCTTCTTCTATTTTCAATACAGCTAATTCTATATAATATTAATCGTTCTTTTGCTTAACAAAATATAATGAATTATCTGTTTTCTTAATAGACAGTTTTTGAATAGAAATATTTTTTATTTTTTCGTTATTAAAAAGAAAACCAATTTAATCTAAACAAATTAATTCTTCTTCTTTTATTTACACACCTTAACAGCCAAAATAAAAAGTTACGTTTCTGCATTCCTTTTGAATGACAAAAAACTAAATTGAGATTGTCTTACTAACTAGAGGAGCATTATATTATTTTACTTAAATTTGATTTTATGTTAATATTAGCAATAATTAAATAAAACTTGTTCATGCTACGGAAAACCGTAATATTTGAGGGGAAGATTCAAATACTTTTACAAAAGTGATATAAACCATTTTACCTAACGTTAAAAACGGGTTATTAGATTAAAGTAAATATAAAATGGTGAGGTTTTAAGGATAAATAGTAAATAAAGTAATTATATGTTATAAATCAGCATTATGAAAATAAAACAAATTAAAGTTGAAAATTTTCGATTACTCAAACAATTTTCAATGGATTTAGAAGATGAACTATCTTTAGTCATTGGTAAGAATAATACCGGTAAAACTTCAATTCTTTCAGTTCTGGATAAATTTTTAAATGAAAAAACTAAATTTTATTACGATGACTTTAATATAGATTTTAAAAATGAATTAGAAAATTTAATTATATCTAATGATGTTCCTGAAGCCTTCGCATCAAAAGGGATTAAACTTAAACTTTATATTGAATATAATGAAAGTGATGATTTATCTAATGTTAGCAGAGTATTGATGGATTTAGACCCTGACAATAACAATATTGTTTTAGGTTTTGAATTCATATTGCATTATGAGGATTTTTTAAAATTAAAATCCGATTATAAAACCTTCGAAACGAGAGAAAATTTAAAGTATACTGAGAAGAACACATACAAACCAAAGAGCTTAAAA contains the following coding sequences:
- a CDS encoding YkgB family protein — its product is MKKEYSTYLSNSGHFFLRYGLSLVLIWIGILKFTQYEAEGIRPLAENSPFFSWMFSILSTQGFSNLLGFLEITTGLLIASHQLFPKLSLFGSLFGVVTFLSTLSFMLSTPGVIATGWSFPFISALPGQFLVKDFVLLGASLWTASESLAKIQSNKESIV
- a CDS encoding tyrosine-type recombinase/integrase; the encoded protein is MDSETILKTLHDRLQVQRYANNTIKSYCGYAQIFLEYMNKYRTLNEIPIAEIEGFINEKVFQDNISASYQRSLVGAIKKIYELVNNQTIELNYLYPKRKSTQLPTFFSQEEVRKILNATENLKHKAILTTIYSCGLRLSELINLKLTDVKSDSNLLLIRQSKGNKDRLVALPDKLLSLLREYYIEYKPKIFLFEGTNDEQYSERSVQLVLKKSMKKANIATKGSVHTLRHSYATHLIKSGIDIRVVQELLGHSDIRTTMIYTHITDIDKKSTPSPLDFL
- the msrA gene encoding peptide-methionine (S)-S-oxide reductase MsrA; the encoded protein is MQKWIDVIRLANNGNLNPDQRIEKSEEEWKSLLTEEQFYVTRKKGTERAHSSEMCNLFEPGKYACVCCNTVLFDSEEKFQSGTGWPSFTQPIKENTINYIKDVTFGMYRIETTCSTCDAHLGHVFQDGPMPSGLRFCINAVALKKVKSDEKKVTFGGGCFWCTEAMFQQLKGVVNVESGYSGGEIINPTYREVCSGTTGHAEVIEITYLPSEISFEDLVKIHLTTHNPTTINKQGADRGTQYRSIIFYRTDDEKMQALKVIEDVQSAYDDMIVTEVKMFEHFHKAEANHQDYYNRNSETGYCMAVINPKLAKLKSLYQDKLKK
- a CDS encoding peroxiredoxin family protein, translated to MDANGKDTEPIQLSNFKQKFIVLYCFQSWCPGCHKIGLPSLQQMVTALKNNQAIKFFAIQSVFEGKNQNTFEKLKETQKQYKLEIPFGQDEGDESTQNISTVMYHYRTGGTPWFIFINQEGKVVFNDFHLNTEKAIEFLQTIK
- a CDS encoding bifunctional methionine sulfoxide reductase B/A protein: MLSTVVLLRFKNALFVTSLFINLMLNSCTNAQTTNQELKEKTDTNMINKTEAQWKEQLTNEQYYILREKGTERAFTGKLLMNKEKGIYKCAGCGTELFTDEMKFDSHCGWPSFDKEIAGGKIKQTTDNSYGMNRTEITCAKCGGHLGHIFDDGPTETGKRYCVNSVSLEFAPAGNDNNKEATNPISKTDSIILGGGCFWCTEAIYEMLDGVISVESGYSGGNVKNPSYREVCTGSTNHAEVVKIVYDNSKTNLDEIFKVFFSTHNPTTLNQQGADRGTQYRSVIFYANEHQREIATSLITQLNKEVYDNKIVTTLEPFTQFYKAEEYHQNYYNNNKQQPYCNAVITPKIEKFEKLFKDRIKKK
- a CDS encoding helix-turn-helix transcriptional regulator — its product is MRLNYTGKNRELLELIENGEHYRSNEYNLMEGELIFIWIKDECSIIELDGVEMKLNRNSILSLTSFHKFKFLSLKESRIIKFNKEFYCVLNHDQEVSCKGLLFYAPDSTPFINIPKEEEEKFEILWKMFEIEMGSKDELQLEMLQTMLKRFIILCTRIYKQQKNQIRLIKSELDIIREFNYLVESHFKTKHTVQEYAEILNKSAKTLANLFHKFSTITPLQIIQQRRMLEARRLLKYTDKSIKEIAYELEFEDIQTFSRFFKNHEQISPSEYRNS
- a CDS encoding OsmC family protein yields the protein MATVIKIKNIEEGFQSIITNGKHTIIGDEPITSKGTDLGLAPSELVLSGLAMCKVGTVRFIARKNNWEIENVTAELVQEVARGEGGLKTTIQIKMIIEGNLSEEQKEELIKQADRCYIHRLLNSEWDIMPITL
- a CDS encoding carboxymuconolactone decarboxylase family protein, with translation MTNFSVPSRGEVSANNQEIFDNLKKGLGMVPNLYAVMAYSDTALANYLAFQNAKTSFSGKEKQAINLVVSQVNECAYCQSAHTMLGKMNGLTEEQTIEIRKGGAGFDAKLNALVSLTKEVTVKRGFASEATVDNFIAQGYTKGQVVELVMLVAEKTAMNYLHAITKVAIDFPVAQNLN